In Papaver somniferum cultivar HN1 unplaced genomic scaffold, ASM357369v1 unplaced-scaffold_80, whole genome shotgun sequence, the following proteins share a genomic window:
- the LOC113345037 gene encoding CAX-interacting protein 4-like: MPATAGRVRMPANNRVHSSAALQTHGIWQSAIGYDPYAPNKDEPKQSSSSQPMSVATAAEPDAENAYNSFQGLLALARITGSNADNETRGSCRKCGRVGHLYFQCRNFLSLKEDKEKEAAILQVGLGSGLDKFKVNGTKELSEESSEESESSDSDADSEMERAIEARYGKKGVSKSKSRFLSKKKDDDSDEDEEEERKKRGRSKKRTSRRRSSSDTDDDNEGGKKRRKEKKGRHEDSSDEDDKRRHRHRNSRKEKRRRRSHHDSDDSDSSEESRRRHKRRHRKKAASSSSDVSDSDDSRVGRAKKQSRKISKHRRHEVVAA, translated from the coding sequence ATGCCGGCAACAGCAGGAAGGGTTCGTATGCCCGCGAATAATCGGGTTCACAGTAGTGCTGCACTTCAAACTCATGGTATTTGGCAAAGTGCGATTGGGTACGATCCTTATGCACCGAATAAAGATGAACCAAAGCAATCTTCTTCATCTCAGCCAATGTCGGTGGCGACTGCAGCTGAACCTGATGCTGAAAACGCTTATAATAGTTTCCAAGGACTTCTTGCACTTGCTCGTATTACTGGTTCGAATGCAGATAATGAGACTCGTGGTTCTTGTAGAAAATGTGGTCGTGTTGGTCATCTTTACTTTCAGTGTCGTAATTTTCTCAGTTTGAAAGAAGATAAAGAGAAAGAAGCGGCAATTCTTCAGGTTGGTCTTGGTTCTGGTTTGGATAAATTTAAGGTGAATGGGACTAAGGAGTTATCTGAAGAGAGTTCTGAAGAGAGCGAGAGTTCGGATTCTGATGCTGATTCGGAGATGGAGAGGGCAATTGAGGCACGCTATGGGAAGAAGGGTGTTAGTAAGTCTAAATCAAggtttttgagtaagaaaaaggACGATGACTCGGATGAAGATGAGGAGGAAGAGAGAAAGAAGCGAGGTAGATCGAAGAAAAGGACAAGTAGGAGGAGGAGCAGCAGTGACACGGATGATGATAATGAGGGTGGTAAGAAGAGAAGGAAGGAGAAGAAGGGGAGACATGAAGATTCttcagatgaagatgataaaCGTCGCCATCGTCATAGGAATAGTAGGAAGGAAAAGAGGAGGAGGAGAAGTCATCATGATTCAGATGATTCTGATTCGTCTGAAGAATCTAGAAGGCGTCATAAGCGTAGACATAGGAAGAAGGCGGCATCCTCTAGTTCTGATGTTAGTGACTCAGATGATTCACGGGTTGGGAGGGCCAAAAAGCAATCTCGAAAGATTAGTAAGCATCGCCGCCATGAAGTTGTTGCTGCATGA